One genomic region from Clostridium saccharobutylicum DSM 13864 encodes:
- a CDS encoding substrate-binding domain-containing protein, with protein MDSEKSLTAVDVAELLKITKNTVYELVKRGELPGYKVGKKLRIDRDDVENYINNQKISKSNRNKNIILNSELTKQTYTNNVLNLENPNDIIISGQDVILDVLAEHIREKVNDMRVLRSNTGSYASLYDLYNDKISVSSVHLWDGDTDEYNTAFVRKMLPGVSCFIINLAYRNVGFYVTKGNPYKINKWKDLTKSNISMINREKGSGIRILLDEKLRLNNISKEQVNGYDIEKQSHFAVARSIARGEGNVGIGNENIANTVDGIDFIPLQEERYDLVIRESDLKYPIYKLILSTVRSEEFKKEVESLGGYDLKDIGKILAKT; from the coding sequence ATGGATTCAGAGAAATCCCTAACAGCAGTGGATGTTGCTGAATTACTTAAAATAACTAAAAATACTGTGTACGAATTAGTTAAGCGTGGGGAGTTGCCTGGCTATAAAGTAGGAAAAAAATTAAGAATAGATAGAGATGATGTTGAAAATTATATAAATAATCAAAAGATTTCTAAAAGCAATAGAAATAAAAACATTATTTTAAATAGTGAATTAACTAAGCAAACATATACTAATAATGTTTTAAATTTAGAAAATCCAAATGATATTATAATATCTGGGCAAGATGTAATATTAGATGTTTTGGCAGAACATATTAGAGAAAAAGTTAATGATATGAGAGTGCTTAGATCAAATACAGGAAGTTATGCAAGCCTTTATGATTTGTATAACGATAAAATTTCTGTTTCATCGGTACATTTATGGGATGGTGATACTGATGAATACAATACTGCTTTTGTCAGAAAAATGCTTCCTGGAGTATCTTGTTTTATTATAAATTTAGCATATAGGAATGTTGGGTTTTATGTAACAAAAGGAAATCCTTATAAGATCAATAAATGGAAGGACCTAACTAAATCAAATATCTCTATGATTAATAGAGAAAAAGGTTCTGGAATTAGAATTTTGTTAGATGAAAAGTTGAGATTAAACAATATAAGTAAGGAACAAGTTAATGGATATGATATAGAAAAACAATCTCATTTTGCAGTGGCTAGAAGTATAGCTAGAGGCGAAGGAAATGTTGGAATTGGAAATGAAAATATAGCAAATACAGTTGATGGAATTGATTTTATTCCACTTCAAGAAGAAAGATACGATTTAGTAATTAGAGAATCTGATTTAAAATATCCAATATATAAATTGATACTAAGCACAGTTCGAAGTGAGGAATTTAAAAAGGAAGTCGAAAGTTTAGGAGGATATGATTTAAAAGATATTGGTAAAATACTTGCGAAAACATAA
- the modA gene encoding molybdate ABC transporter substrate-binding protein, which produces MKKKIGAITILTLMITSLLIGCGAPNTSSTKSNDTTTENSIQLNISAAASLKEAMTDIQAEFKKTKPNVTLTVNYGASGSLQQQIEQGAPCDVFISAGQSQMEALDKKSLILENTKKDLVKNDLVLVGPKDTTLTNLSDLTSDKVKKIAVGEPKSVPAGQYADEVFTKLGIKDSVSSKLVFAKDVKEVLAWSTSGNTEVGFVYKSDALSSNSCKIIETVPEDKHSPITYPIGVIKSSKNSEDAKAFEDFLFTDTCKKIFEKYGYGLA; this is translated from the coding sequence ATGAAAAAGAAAATAGGTGCTATTACCATATTAACTTTAATGATAACATCATTACTTATAGGTTGTGGTGCCCCAAATACTTCATCAACCAAATCTAACGATACTACTACTGAAAATTCTATACAATTAAATATTTCTGCTGCTGCCAGTTTAAAAGAAGCAATGACAGATATACAAGCTGAATTCAAAAAGACTAAACCTAATGTTACTTTAACTGTTAATTATGGAGCTTCTGGATCTCTTCAACAACAAATAGAACAAGGTGCTCCTTGTGATGTATTTATTTCTGCTGGTCAAAGTCAAATGGAAGCATTAGATAAAAAATCATTAATCCTTGAAAATACTAAAAAAGATTTAGTTAAAAATGATTTAGTCTTAGTTGGTCCAAAAGATACAACTTTAACAAATCTTTCTGACTTAACAAGTGACAAAGTTAAAAAGATTGCAGTTGGAGAACCTAAAAGTGTACCGGCTGGACAATATGCGGATGAAGTTTTTACTAAACTTGGTATTAAAGATTCTGTATCGTCAAAACTTGTTTTTGCTAAGGATGTAAAAGAGGTTCTTGCTTGGTCAACATCTGGAAATACTGAAGTAGGATTTGTTTATAAAAGTGATGCTTTAAGTAGTAATTCTTGTAAAATAATCGAAACAGTTCCTGAAGACAAGCATTCTCCTATAACTTATCCAATTGGGGTAATAAAGTCTAGCAAAAATTCTGAAGATGCAAAAGCCTTTGAAGATTTCTTATTTACTGATACATGTAAGAAAATCTTTGAAAAATATGGTTATGGATTAGCATAA
- the modB gene encoding molybdate ABC transporter permease subunit → MDFTPLWISIKTAVLATIITFFLGIAISYWMANYKGKCKGIIDGLFTLPLILPPTVVGFFLLLICGKNGPVGRILELFNTSLIFTWTATVIAAIVVSFPMMYRTTRSAFEQIDTNILFAARTLGLSEFKVFYKIAIPLAMPGIIGGLVLSFARAMGEFGATLMLAGNIPGKTQTMPLAIFFAAEGGDMQKAILWVIIIVTLSLFLILIMNYFSESHLKLLGRRAK, encoded by the coding sequence ATGGATTTTACGCCTTTATGGATTTCTATAAAAACAGCTGTATTAGCAACAATAATAACATTTTTTTTAGGCATTGCAATTTCTTATTGGATGGCAAATTACAAAGGAAAATGTAAAGGAATAATAGATGGTCTATTTACTTTACCTCTAATTCTTCCTCCAACTGTTGTAGGATTCTTTTTATTGCTTATCTGTGGTAAAAATGGCCCAGTTGGAAGGATATTAGAACTTTTTAATACATCATTAATCTTCACTTGGACTGCTACAGTAATAGCAGCCATAGTAGTTTCATTTCCTATGATGTATAGAACTACTCGTTCTGCTTTTGAACAAATAGATACTAATATTTTATTTGCTGCTAGAACACTTGGTTTAAGCGAATTTAAAGTTTTTTATAAAATTGCTATTCCTTTAGCTATGCCTGGAATTATAGGCGGATTAGTATTATCTTTTGCAAGAGCTATGGGAGAATTTGGTGCAACACTTATGTTAGCTGGAAATATTCCAGGAAAAACTCAAACTATGCCTCTTGCAATATTCTTTGCTGCTGAAGGTGGAGATATGCAAAAAGCTATACTTTGGGTTATTATAATTGTTACTTTATCATTATTTTTAATTTTAATAATGAACTATTTTTCTGAATCCCACTTAAAACTGCTTGGAAGGAGAGCTAAATAA
- a CDS encoding sulfate/molybdate ABC transporter ATP-binding protein, which produces MSLYVNIEKHLPSFDLKINFEHKKGVLGFLGASGSGKSISLKCISGLVSPSKGEIIVNDKVFYDSENKINLNCQNRKVGYLFQNYALFPNMNIIDNIEAGVSNISSKKRKSLTKEYIERFHLEGLEKHYPWQLSGGQQQRVALARALITSPDILLLDEPFSALDQHLRNNLEKELMDIVKNYSGNVIFVTHDINEAYRVCDDIIVYENGVSLEKRDKKDLFNYPKTLSEATLTGCKNISKARKTSNNTIYAENWGHEYTINNEVPENIEYICIRAHNIEVCTYNNAINTFPYIVDNIVENPFEFTIYLKNSINPNSNLVEFKTEKKNMSFSLNDTVYLKFSSDHLFYF; this is translated from the coding sequence ATGTCGCTGTATGTAAACATAGAAAAGCATCTTCCCTCATTTGATTTAAAGATCAATTTTGAACATAAAAAAGGTGTATTAGGTTTTTTAGGTGCATCTGGTTCTGGAAAAAGTATAAGTCTTAAATGCATATCAGGATTAGTTTCGCCATCTAAAGGAGAAATAATTGTTAATGATAAAGTTTTTTATGATTCTGAAAATAAGATTAACTTAAACTGTCAAAATAGAAAAGTTGGTTATCTTTTTCAAAATTATGCTCTTTTCCCTAATATGAATATAATTGATAATATTGAAGCCGGGGTTTCTAATATTAGCAGCAAAAAACGTAAATCTCTAACTAAAGAATACATTGAGAGATTTCACTTAGAAGGACTTGAAAAACATTATCCTTGGCAATTATCAGGTGGCCAGCAGCAAAGGGTTGCTTTAGCTAGAGCACTTATAACCTCTCCTGATATTTTACTTTTAGATGAGCCATTTTCTGCTTTAGATCAGCATTTAAGAAATAATCTAGAAAAAGAGCTAATGGATATAGTAAAAAATTATAGTGGTAATGTAATCTTTGTTACCCATGATATAAATGAAGCCTATAGAGTTTGTGATGATATAATTGTTTATGAAAATGGAGTATCTCTAGAAAAAAGAGATAAAAAAGATTTATTTAACTACCCTAAGACACTTTCTGAAGCAACTTTAACTGGCTGCAAGAACATCTCAAAAGCTAGAAAAACTAGTAATAATACCATTTATGCTGAAAATTGGGGACATGAATACACTATAAATAACGAAGTCCCTGAAAACATTGAATACATTTGTATAAGAGCTCACAATATAGAGGTATGTACATATAACAATGCGATTAACACATTTCCTTACATAGTTGATAATATTGTAGAAAATCCATTTGAGTTTACTATTTATTTAAAAAATAGTATTAACCCTAATTCTAACTTAGTCGAGTTTAAAACAGAGAAAAAGAATATGAGCTTTTCGCTAAATGATACAGTATATCTAAAATTTTCATCAGATCATTTATTTTATTTTTAG
- a CDS encoding HXXEE domain-containing protein, whose translation MNNIQVILWLFPIIFIFHDFEEIIFIEYWISKNRHYLYERFPMLSKRLLPHFDNITTSSFAFGVAEEFILISIITIFSYVMNMYSLWMGLLIAFTLHLIIHCVQTLIVKKYIPAIVTSIICLPICIYIINYMMKLFTINTVILYSILGFIIMVVNLVIIHKFMASFSKWLS comes from the coding sequence ATGAATAACATCCAGGTAATTCTATGGCTTTTTCCTATCATTTTCATTTTTCATGATTTTGAAGAAATAATTTTTATAGAATATTGGATAAGTAAAAATAGGCATTATTTATATGAAAGATTTCCAATGTTATCGAAAAGGTTATTGCCTCATTTTGATAATATTACAACATCATCTTTTGCTTTTGGAGTAGCGGAAGAGTTTATTTTGATTAGTATAATTACAATTTTCTCTTATGTAATGAATATGTATAGTTTATGGATGGGATTGCTTATTGCATTTACTTTACACTTAATAATACATTGCGTTCAAACATTAATAGTAAAAAAATATATTCCTGCCATTGTTACAAGCATTATTTGTTTGCCTATTTGCATTTATATTATCAACTACATGATGAAATTATTTACCATAAATACAGTTATTTTATATTCTATTTTAGGTTTTATAATTATGGTGGTCAATTTAGTTATCATACATAAATTTATGGCATCATTTAGTAAATGGCTATCTTAA
- a CDS encoding MogA/MoaB family molybdenum cofactor biosynthesis protein: MFKVAIITSSDSGYAGIREDKSGPVIKKIVEENEFEVVHTILLPDEQNMLSAEMKRVCDNHIADLILTTGGTGFSPRDCMPEATMEIGERSVPGIPEAMRAYSLQFTKRAMLSRAVATIRKNTLIINLPGSPKAVTECLEYIITELKHGLEILTGQATNCARK; encoded by the coding sequence ATGTTCAAAGTAGCTATAATCACTTCAAGTGACAGTGGATATGCAGGTATTAGAGAAGATAAAAGTGGTCCGGTTATAAAAAAAATAGTTGAAGAAAATGAATTTGAAGTTGTACATACAATATTATTGCCAGATGAGCAAAATATGCTTAGTGCTGAAATGAAACGAGTTTGTGATAATCATATTGCAGACCTTATTTTAACAACAGGAGGTACAGGTTTTTCACCAAGAGATTGTATGCCAGAAGCAACTATGGAAATAGGAGAAAGAAGTGTTCCAGGTATACCAGAAGCTATGAGAGCATATAGTTTGCAATTTACTAAAAGAGCTATGCTAAGCCGTGCTGTAGCAACAATACGTAAAAACACATTAATAATTAATTTACCTGGAAGTCCAAAGGCAGTGACAGAATGTCTAGAATATATTATAACTGAACTTAAACATGGTTTAGAAATATTGACAGGACAAGCCACTAACTGTGCAAGGAAATAA
- a CDS encoding MOSC domain-containing protein yields the protein MGKIIAICISEKRGTAKKNIGECNIIEGFGLENDAHGGNWHRQVSLLSYNRVLDFNAKGGDVEDGAFGENILVEGIDFKTLPIGTIFKCNDVVLELTQVGKECHAHCEIYKRVGDCIMPREGVFARVIHGGKIKVGDDLVCSK from the coding sequence ATGGGTAAAATTATTGCTATTTGTATAAGTGAAAAGAGAGGAACAGCAAAGAAAAATATAGGTGAGTGTAATATTATTGAGGGATTTGGATTAGAAAATGATGCTCATGGCGGAAATTGGCATAGACAAGTAAGTCTACTATCTTATAATAGAGTACTTGATTTTAATGCTAAAGGCGGAGATGTGGAAGATGGAGCTTTTGGAGAAAATATCTTAGTTGAAGGAATTGATTTTAAAACTTTACCTATAGGAACAATATTTAAATGTAATGATGTTGTTTTAGAGCTCACTCAAGTTGGTAAAGAGTGTCATGCGCATTGTGAAATATATAAGAGAGTTGGAGATTGTATTATGCCTAGAGAAGGAGTCTTTGCAAGAGTAATACATGGTGGAAAAATTAAAGTAGGAGATGATCTAGTATGTTCAAAGTAG